The following coding sequences are from one Diprion similis isolate iyDipSimi1 chromosome 9, iyDipSimi1.1, whole genome shotgun sequence window:
- the LOC124410355 gene encoding DNA-directed RNA polymerase II subunit RPB1-like encodes MAFKLSALFCTVVAVATAGLIPSGPQGFQGASGYSNDNDYPQTTPDYPHAGNDFSRVGPHGFNTPSTPSDFGQSGHAYAVNEYTQTTGEYNSRPSNDFSQSTPDYSHSGNDFAQTPQTPDYAHTGNNDFSHTTPSYPHVSSEYASTTPSYSQTTPNYGQSGSDFGHGSTGFSHSAINFARPAPGFGHSTGGDFTQTTSSYSHGSSPFPRPTPVFVPNSQSYNQQQSYNSPIVKNEVHEVDADYNTNPEYSYSYNVHDENTGDVKSQQETRRGDVVEGSYSLIEADGTRRIVEYTADAHNGFNAVVHKEGVPHPQPTENYTPASVTGKYGTPATHPPQGFTSPAEHTGFAASTPRGPFDAPAYGYQH; translated from the exons ATGGCATTCAAG CTCTCAGCCCTGTTCTGCACTGTCGTTGCGGTCGCCACGGCGGGCCTGATTCCATCGGGCCCCCAAGGTTTCCAGGGCGCTTCTGGTTACAGTAACGACAACGACTACCCCCAGACGACCCCCGACTATCcccacgccggaaacgacttCTCTCGAGTAGGACCCCACGGCTTCAACACCCCGAGCACCCCCAGCGACTTTGGGCAATCCGGTCACGCTTACGCCGTGAACGAGTACACCCAGACAACAGGAGAGTACAATTCTCGTCCCTCGAACGATTTCTCGCAGTCCACACCCGACTACAGTCACAGCGGAAACGACTTCGCTCAGACTCCTCAGACTCCTGACTACGCTCATACCGGAAACAACGATTTCAGCCACACGACCCCGAGCTACCCCCACGTCTCGAGCGAGTACGCGTCGACCACCCCGAGCTACAGTCAAACCACCCCGAACTACGGCCAAAGCGGAAGTGACTTCGGCCACGGTTCTACCGGCTTCTCCCACAGTGCCATAAACTTTGCTCGTCCAGCTCCAGGCTTCGGACACTCAACCGGAGGCGACTTCACTCAGACGACATCGAGCTACTCTCATGGATCCTCGCCTTTCCCTCGTCCGACTCCCGTCTTCGTGCCGAACAGTCAGAGCTACAACCAACAGCAATCGTACAACTCTCCGATCGTCAAGAACGAGGTCCACGAGGTCGATGCCGACTACAATACCAACCCCGAGTACAGCTACTCGTACAACGTTCACGACGAGAACACCGGCGATGTTAAAAGCCAACAGGAAACCCGTCGCGGCGACGTCGTCGAGGGAAGTTACTCCCTGATCGAGGCTGACGGAACTCGTCGCATCGTCGAGTACACCGCCGACGCTCATAACGGATTCAACGCCGTCGTCCACAAGGAAGGCGTCCCCCATCCTCAGCCGACCGAGAACTACACCCCCGCTTCCGTCACCGGGAAGTACGGAACACCCGCCACTCACCCTCCTCAAGGCTTCACATCACCAGCTGAACACACCGGTTTTGCGGCCTCCACACCCCGCGGTCCCTTCGACGCTCCTGCATACGGATATCAACATTGA
- the LOC124410369 gene encoding larval cuticle protein A2B-like yields the protein MALQLVLVASLVAVATAAPQSLPTAPNYGQSAPSYAEAMKPVDADYDSNPEYSFSYEVHDELSGDVKSHQEARHGDVVEGFYTLIEPDGNRRIVEYKADGQNGFNAVVRREPVGTRNVYNNGGQTVGYNANDYQH from the exons ATGGCTCTACAA CTCGTGCTCGTCGCCTCTCTTGTGGCTGTCGCTACCGCCGCCCCCCAATCGCTCCCGACCGCCCCCAACTACGGTCAAAGTGCACCCTCTTACGCTGAGGCTATGAAGCCCGTCGACGCAGACTACGACTCGAACCCGGAGTACAGTTTTTCGTACGAGGTGCACGACGAGCTCTCCGGAGACGTGAAGAGCCACCAAGAAGCGCGGCACGGTGACGTAGTCGAGGGTTTTTACACCCTGATCGAACCTGACGGCAACCGTCGGATCGTTGAGTACAAAGCCGACGGTCAGAACGGATTCAATGCCGTTGTTCGTCGGGAACCTGTTGGAACTCGAAACGTCTATAATAATGGTGGCCAAACTGTAGGTTACAATGCCAACGATTATCAGCATTGA
- the LOC124410357 gene encoding farnesol dehydrogenase-like → MDQWIGKVAVVTGASAGIGAAVTEALVKQGLLVVGFARRLEKLETLSASLKGAKGKFYVKQCDLTKDQDLLDALEWVDSEFGGIDVLINNAGVVNATTFLDDDIADFRNMLNVNFVAGAIATQKVVASMQSRKARGHIINLNSIAGHSIPAVPIGMSAESSTKYAVTALTELVRRELAVANANIKITSISPGYVVGTEILAKAEYDPAELEKIKDLPYIEPKDIVNAIIFVLGTPQNVQITELTIRPLNELL, encoded by the exons ATGGATCAATGGATTGGAAAAGTTGCCGTGGTAACCGGTGCCAGTGCTGGAATTGGTGCAGCGGTTACCGAAGCCCTGGTCAAGCAGGGTCTCTTGGTCGTAGGATTTGCCAGGCGATTAgagaaacttgaaactttgtcAGCGAGCCTGAAAGGAGCAAAAGGTAAGTTTTACGTGAAACAGTGCGACCTGACGAAGGATCAGGATCTCCTCGACGCCTTGGAATGGGTGGATTCAGAATTTGGAGGCATCGATGTCTTGATCAACAACGCTGGTGTCGTCAATGCAACCACATTCTTAG ATGACGACATCGCTGACTTCCGGAATATGCTGAACGTGAATTTCGTGGCTGGTGCAATCGCCACCCAAAAAGTAGTGGCTTCGATGCAGAGCCGGAAGGCTCGCGGTCATATTATCAACTTAAACAG CATTGCTGGGCACTCGATCCCCGCCGTGCCGATCGGTATGAGTGCAGAAAGTTCGACTAAATATGCGGTAACAGCCTTGACTGAGCTCGTAAGGAGGGAGCTCGCCGTAGCCAATGCCAACATCAAAATAACA AGTATCAGTCCAGGATACGTGGTAGGAACGGAAATTCTTGCAAAAGCAGAATATGACCCAGCCGAGTTAGAGAAGATTAAAGATCTTCCTTACATCGAACCTAAGGATATTGTCAATGCCATCATCTTCGTTTTGGGAACCCCGCAAAACGTCCAG ATAACCGAATTAACAATTCGACCCTTGAACGAGTTGTTGTAG